The genomic interval CAATTCGGTCAAAGGAATTTAGCTTTCTACAGCATATATCCTAAGTGCTTAGATTAAAACTTGCGATAAGGGCTCCCTAAAGTGCAGATACTGAAAGAGTTGCCTCTTATAGAACAAGAAGTAGATCTTCCGTAAAGAACTCTTGGTAATAGGAGCAACATATGTAAACACAATACGGATTTTGGTCTACAACATATATATTCctatgcactaagatcaagactTAAGGTAAGGTTCAAGTAAAACTCAACACCAATTGATCAAAAGAGCTTACCTTTCTATGACATATATTGAGTACTAGAGGGCTTCCAGTGTATCTATGTAAAGGAAACCATGACAAACGGAAATCCCTCTGAATGAGCAAAGTTTGAGGTCTAGATCCAGAGCTGACACAGTATAGGAAATAATAATACCTAAAGGAAATATGATTTTTAGGTTTTGGAAGAACTTGGTCAAACCAAGTATGAGGAAGCATCCATTGAGGAATAGGCATAAATAGTGAGAATATTATGAATCCGCAGTCTGATCAAGAGATTTGGCAAACAGAATGCAACAATTAACTAAGATTGACGAGGAAAAACAACTCAACATTGTGGAATCACCAAGAAATTTGGCAAGTACAATTTCATGACAGACAATTTGAATTGAGGCAACAAGGGCACCATGTTAGGGCATTAAAAACACATCTCAGGAAGCCAAAAATCAATGAGATTTGCAAGTTAAAAGTGGTAATCAGAGTCCATGTTagggaggatacatgttgatgaAGGTCAACATAAGGCTCATATAGAGGAAGTGCCAAGAAGAGCAATGGCCGAAGTAGCACCATGTTAACATTTTTTTGCCAGACTTGGTTTAGGTGGAGTGACAAGAACTAGTCAGCATGTGTGTGATTTATGCAAGTGGCCAAATCATTAAGAGTAATGGGCAGGCATTGGAAAATGGCTGCCAttggagaaaaaagaaaaatgactCATTTTCAGGTatgaataaaattatagaaaaatgttCAATTGGATATATCCAGACTCGATATAtctcaaattcttctagtaaccTAGAAGTCTATAAgaattgggatgtgtttcataAGGAAAAAGACATACCAGCAACAACAACGATAGTGAGAACATCTCCAACCTTTGATATGCGCTTCAGGTTATTTTTGTATGATTTGAATCTCTTTAATGCAGGATCTTCTTCCAAGAGCTGTATATGGAAGATACCAATCACATTAAGGATCTTCTTAGCAAATATCCATAATCCAAAATAGTATTCTTGGCATAATATCCATCCATGTCTCATATAAAATTTCAAATAACCAAATAAAAATGACCCATAGGATTCTTGTCTTTTTTTATCAGAActcagaaataaaaataaaaaaataaaaaattcttttactACATACTCTTGAGAAGTTGTAAGGAATGGGCAAAGTATCCTGCAGGAGTAGACTGCCAAAGTTGCAACTGACTCAACTATTCAGCATTCCAAACAAGATGTGATTTTGCAAGCATGCACCATTCGTATGTTTGCAAGCATGCACCATATCAATGTTGTACACGAATATTAGCTAACAGCGCCATAATGGCCATGGTAAATTCATGCCACAGGTTTTTATTCCACATCTCAAACAGAGTTCTATTGACTATAgattatgaattataacatgacATGAATCGCCTATTTTGGAAAATTTATCATTATTTAAATTCGATGATCATCCTTTGGCGACGAATACCACTAAGAAAAGGTCCACAACGACAAGAGCACAAGATATGACCGGCGACAATCGGAAAAAATAAGATAATATAGCCAACAAAACCCCACGAATGCTTTTCAAAACAAGGGGATCGAAAGGCGATCATCAAAAAACTTAGATTTTACCCTAGATCAAGACGACCAATATGGGAAATAGATCAGATAATTACTAACCGCTTTCTCCCGAGCTCCGAGATCGATGTGGTATCCGCGCCGCGCGATGTGGTTCATCGTCGACGGCAACATCTCCTTCTAGTACCAACGCAAGGATCATGAGATCGTAGAAAAAGTAAGTGGATCGATCACGAATAGGATCTTCCAGAGAATCAGATTAAGAAGAGGAAGATGAGTGAGAAAGAAACCTGAGGAGTGGAGCTGATGGCCCCGAAGAGGGTCGTCTTCTCGGCTAGTTTTCGAATGGCCGCCATTGCAAGGAAGCCGAACGCGACGAAAGTTTGGGCAGATCGAGAACCCGTGGAAGTGGAAGTCGCGGGATTATATAAAGGGGaaattttatgggtaatttttaaAATGCTCTTAAATATTTGCCGGCTTTGTAAAAATATCCTTCAAATTTCAATTCATATTAAAAGATTACTTAAATCTTCTATTTTATTGTAATAATTTCCCTACCTACGACTAGAATATTCATGTTATTAtgctaaattaatatttatttttagtgttgaatAAATTTTGCGGCattataatattaataaaaatatattgattTATTGGGACAGGACTTCGTTTAAAGTATTTTCGAGGACTTTGTTTATTTCTCTCTTGAACAACTTATTTTAATCTCTATAATTTATAATGTATATATCTTATTTATCGAGATTCAatccaattatatatatatatatatatatatatatatatatatatatatatatatatatagattttttttaaccgATTAATTTTAGAGGTGATCGATTATGCGCAGAAGCTTTCCATCAACGATAAGAGTAAATCAGAAAGTATATGTAGAGACTCATTCAAGTAGTCAACGTTTTTAAAATTATCATCCTACTAAAGTAAAATCGCTGCAATACGTAGTTAGAATTCAACTATTAGATATCTAATTACAGATGATGATATAAATAAGATAGATAATAATAAAGAGAGatatgtaaataataaaaaaaaaaagatagtctGATGCATGAAGCTCCAACCTTGTAAGGTCCTGGGGAAAGATCTATTATGATCATGTCATAAATCTGAGAAGACGGAACTGTCGAAATGACGTGGCTGGAAtattgaccgcatctccatgacccacATCAAAGCGAGGTAATGAACTGTCTTCtttgttgaccaagtcatcataAGTCTTCTGGTCAACACCACCTACAGTCAGTGACCGGATTGCCCCGGTTCCCGTACCCCGACGCTCGAGACAGATCTAACAAATATATATAAGGAACCGAATGCATAGTAGAGTAGTGAAATGCATGTGGAATAAGAATGGAGAACGTACCCTGGTCCCGGGGAGCTCCATCTTGTAGATGGTGAGCTGATCATGGCATTGGATTTGACTGCTCGGAGTCAGACAAGGCATGTATCCAGAAGACGACATACAAGCTAGGATATGACGTCAGTACGCAGATCGGAATATGACAATGACACACATGCCGGAATACAACACCCAATAATGGCTCATAGATCGGCTAGTAACAACGGCTCACAATCATAATAGTGGTACGAAGGGCAAAACACAGCGGCTCGATGGCCGAAAACACAACAGATGGCTGGAAACATAGCGATGGATCAGATGTCAAATCTACTTTGAAAGTAAACTATAGTGCAAATGCCTCGGAGGATGGCAGTGGCTGACCATAAGAGCCGTGAGGAAGAGGGGTAGATCGGAGATCTACCCAGTGCCCATCAAAGTCTAGGAGGCAGTGCGATATCCGAGCCTGGAAGGAAGAGGTGGCAATAGATGAGGAAGGAGAGACCACCAGTAAGCGGTTGTGGATGCCGGAAAAGATGGAGTTAGAGGTGATGCTTGGCTACTGACTGCCGCTGGAGGTGGCGACCACTGGAGGTGGTGGTCGCTGGAAGTGATGACCCGGAGAGCAATGGTCATTGAAGGTTGCGATGTTGCCAGTGTACATGGGGGAAGGGGAGGCGACACCGAAGGCGATGCGCAGGTCGCTGGGGTCCGTAAGGCGACGGCTGCTAGAGGCAACGCGAGCCTAACCTCGTGACAGCGACGTGTGTCCGAGAGGGAGAAGTCGACAGTGTCATCGTCGGGGGTCGCGTGACGTGCGTGAGGCGGAGACGGCATGGTGGCGTCGACCTAGAGGGATAGAGGTCGCTGGTGTACCGACGAGTCTAGGCGGAGGTGGCGACGCCAACGCCCAACGGGCGGCGGAGCCCCCTCTCTCCCGGCATGAACAGTGCCCCTTCCTTAAAACCAAACCTTATTAATATCAAATGACCAAAATACCCTCCCTTGTACCTGTCCTCATTTcatcatcatatcatattatacATAGTCTTACTCTACTTTTTACAAGAGACAGTTTTTAAAATTCGAACTACAATAACTTTACTATTGCATAAAGGCTCTCCTTTAAAGAGAGATATGTCAATACATATCTTAAAT from Zingiber officinale cultivar Zhangliang chromosome 6B, Zo_v1.1, whole genome shotgun sequence carries:
- the LOC121989775 gene encoding succinate dehydrogenase subunit 7, mitochondrial-like isoform X1, whose product is MAAIRKLAEKTTLFGAISSTPQKEMLPSTMNHIARRGYHIDLGAREKALLEEDPALKRFKSYKNNLKRISKVGDVLTIVVVAACAYQLYAVTTVRKE
- the LOC121989775 gene encoding succinate dehydrogenase subunit 7, mitochondrial-like isoform X2, whose amino-acid sequence is MAAIRKLAEKTTLFGAISSTPQEMLPSTMNHIARRGYHIDLGAREKALLEEDPALKRFKSYKNNLKRISKVGDVLTIVVVAACAYQLYAVTTVRKE